The following are from one region of the Knoellia sp. p5-6-4 genome:
- a CDS encoding alpha/beta hydrolase, whose protein sequence is MTTRLVLVHGTRVSSAQWRLPAYEEVLAELDVVTPDLPGHGSRAGDPFTTAAAVDVLAEAVEGGEPGAPVVLAGHSLGGYMAMAYAGAHPDRLAGLALIGASAVPRGPGAAAYRAFASLIPKVGPERMARLSNRVLTRLTDEETARTVLDGSDSYEATADAWAAVMADGDPRLLRDVTCPVLLLSGQWDQLRVHAREFAAQCRDARVVVVPGATHLLPLSHPRVVATMLRDLAHEVSDPVSAPADSEEGRST, encoded by the coding sequence ATGACGACCCGGCTCGTGCTGGTGCACGGCACCCGCGTGAGCAGCGCCCAGTGGCGGCTGCCGGCCTACGAGGAGGTGCTCGCCGAGCTCGACGTCGTGACGCCCGACCTCCCGGGGCACGGGTCGCGGGCCGGGGACCCGTTCACCACCGCGGCCGCAGTCGATGTCCTCGCCGAGGCGGTCGAGGGAGGGGAGCCGGGTGCACCGGTCGTGCTCGCAGGCCACTCGCTCGGCGGCTACATGGCCATGGCGTATGCCGGCGCCCACCCCGACCGCCTCGCCGGACTGGCGCTGATCGGGGCGTCCGCGGTGCCCCGCGGACCCGGCGCCGCGGCATACCGCGCCTTTGCGTCACTGATCCCGAAGGTCGGCCCGGAGCGGATGGCCAGGCTGTCGAACCGGGTGCTGACCCGGCTCACCGACGAGGAGACCGCTCGGACGGTGCTCGACGGCAGCGACTCCTACGAGGCCACCGCCGATGCCTGGGCAGCGGTGATGGCCGACGGCGACCCCCGGCTGCTGCGCGACGTGACCTGCCCGGTGCTCCTGCTCAGCGGGCAGTGGGACCAGCTGCGGGTGCACGCGCGGGAGTTCGCCGCCCAGTGCCGGGACGCCCGGGTCGTGGTGGTGCCGGGCGCGACGCACCTGCTGCCGCTCAGCCACCCGCGCGTGGTCGCGACCATGCTGCGCGACCTCGCCCACGAGGTCTCGGACCCAGTCTCGGCCCCCGCGGATTCTGAGGAGGGCCGCAGCACCTGA
- a CDS encoding rhodanese-like domain-containing protein — MSALISPEDLRGRLDDVVVVDVQYHLGAVGKGRDDYERAHLPGAHHVDLDAELAGPPGPGGRHPLPTAHSVQAALRRCGVDADTRVVVYDQGACTAAARAWWVFGYYGLGFVQVLDGGLAAWAGAGGPVSTQVPPPGAGTFEAHAGGMPLLDADGAAEVARLGVLLDARSTERWAGETEPIDPVAGHIPGAVSAPTVDNMGPDGRFLPQHELRDRFTALGVRPGRPVGTYCGSGVTAAHQALALHEIGVETPVYVGSWSHWITDPGRPVATGRTP; from the coding sequence ATGAGCGCCCTCATCAGCCCCGAGGATCTGCGTGGCCGGCTCGACGATGTCGTGGTCGTCGACGTCCAGTACCACCTCGGGGCGGTCGGCAAGGGCCGCGACGACTACGAACGCGCGCACCTGCCCGGCGCCCACCACGTCGACCTCGACGCCGAGCTCGCCGGTCCCCCCGGCCCCGGCGGGCGGCACCCGTTGCCGACGGCCCACTCGGTGCAGGCGGCGCTGCGCCGCTGCGGCGTCGACGCCGACACCCGGGTGGTCGTCTACGACCAGGGCGCGTGCACGGCCGCCGCTCGCGCGTGGTGGGTGTTCGGCTACTACGGCCTCGGGTTCGTTCAGGTGCTCGACGGCGGGCTGGCCGCGTGGGCCGGGGCGGGAGGGCCCGTCAGCACGCAGGTGCCGCCCCCGGGCGCCGGGACCTTCGAGGCGCACGCCGGCGGCATGCCGCTGCTCGACGCCGACGGGGCGGCCGAGGTGGCCCGCCTCGGCGTGCTGCTCGACGCCCGCTCGACCGAGCGCTGGGCCGGCGAGACCGAGCCCATCGACCCGGTCGCCGGGCACATCCCCGGTGCCGTCAGCGCACCCACCGTCGACAACATGGGGCCGGACGGCAGGTTCCTGCCCCAGCACGAGCTGCGGGATCGGTTCACGGCCCTCGGCGTGAGGCCGGGCAGGCCGGTCGGCACCTACTGCGGGTCAGGGGTGACGGCGGCGCACCAGGCGCTCGCCCTGCACGAGATCGGCGTCGAGACGCCGGTCTACGTCGGTTCGTGGAGCCACTGGATCACCGACCCGGGGCGGCCGGTCGCGACGGGCCGAACCCCCTAG
- a CDS encoding glycine--tRNA ligase, giving the protein MAAPTSTVDTVVSLCKRRGFVFPCGEIYGGTRSAWDYGPLGVELKENIKRQWWKSIVTGREDVVGLDSSIILPRETWVASGHVGEFSDPLTECQSCHKRFRLDHMQEAIAEKEAKKGKEVDPDTIPLSDIACPNCGTRGAWTEPREFNMMLKTYLGVIEDESGLHYLRPETAQGIFVNFLNVMNASRKKPPFGIAQTGKSFRNEITPGNFIFRTREFEQMEMEFFVKPGEDEEWHQYWIDERTRWYTDLGINPDNLRHYEHPQDKLSHYSKRTVDIEYRFNFAGSEWGELEGIANRTDFDLGTHTKHSGTDLVYFDQASGEKYTPYVIEPAAGLSRSLMTFLVDAYSEDEAPNTKGGVDKRVVLRLDKRLAPVKAAVLPLSRNADLTPKAKDLAAALRQHWNVEFDDAGAIGRRYRRQDEIGTPFCVTVDFDTLDDHAVTVRERDTMSQERVSLDQIESYLAARLVGC; this is encoded by the coding sequence ATGGCTGCACCGACCTCCACCGTGGACACCGTCGTCTCCCTCTGCAAGCGCAGGGGCTTCGTCTTCCCGTGCGGTGAGATCTACGGCGGTACGAGGTCGGCCTGGGACTACGGCCCGCTCGGCGTGGAGCTCAAGGAGAACATCAAGCGCCAGTGGTGGAAGTCGATCGTGACCGGCCGCGAGGACGTCGTCGGGCTCGACTCCTCGATCATCCTGCCGCGCGAGACGTGGGTGGCCTCGGGCCACGTCGGCGAGTTCAGCGACCCCCTCACCGAGTGCCAGTCGTGCCACAAGCGGTTCCGGCTCGACCACATGCAGGAGGCCATCGCCGAGAAGGAGGCGAAGAAGGGCAAGGAGGTCGACCCCGACACCATCCCCCTGAGCGACATCGCCTGCCCGAACTGCGGCACGCGCGGCGCGTGGACCGAGCCGCGCGAGTTCAACATGATGCTCAAGACCTACCTCGGCGTGATCGAGGACGAGTCCGGGCTCCACTACCTGCGCCCCGAGACCGCCCAGGGCATCTTCGTCAACTTCCTCAACGTCATGAACGCCTCGCGCAAGAAGCCGCCGTTCGGCATCGCGCAGACCGGCAAGAGCTTCCGCAACGAGATCACGCCGGGCAACTTCATCTTCCGCACCCGCGAGTTCGAGCAGATGGAGATGGAGTTCTTCGTCAAGCCTGGTGAGGACGAGGAGTGGCACCAGTACTGGATCGACGAGCGCACCCGCTGGTACACCGACCTCGGCATCAACCCCGACAACCTGCGCCACTACGAGCACCCGCAGGACAAGCTGTCGCACTACTCCAAGCGCACCGTCGACATCGAGTACCGGTTCAACTTCGCCGGCTCGGAGTGGGGTGAGCTCGAGGGCATCGCGAACCGCACCGACTTCGACCTCGGCACGCACACGAAGCACTCGGGCACCGACCTCGTCTACTTCGACCAGGCCAGCGGCGAGAAGTACACGCCCTACGTCATCGAGCCGGCAGCCGGCCTGTCCCGCTCGCTGATGACGTTCCTCGTCGATGCCTACTCCGAGGACGAGGCCCCCAACACCAAGGGCGGGGTCGACAAGCGCGTCGTGCTGCGCCTCGACAAGCGTCTCGCGCCGGTCAAGGCCGCCGTGCTGCCGCTGTCGCGCAACGCCGACCTGACGCCGAAGGCCAAGGACCTCGCCGCCGCGCTGCGCCAGCACTGGAACGTCGAGTTCGACGACGCCGGCGCCATCGGCCGCCGCTACCGCCGCCAGGACGAGATCGGCACGCCGTTCTGTGTCACGGTCGACTTCGACACCCTCGACGACCACGCCGTCACGGTGCGCGAGCGCGACACGATGAGCCAGGAGCGGGTCTCGCTCGACCAGATCGAGTCCTACCTGGCCGCGCGCCTCGTCGGCTGCTAG
- a CDS encoding DUF6703 family protein — translation MSSSFRTSVEKASLPLLTRLSRLPRAVPFLAVLALLVGGILIPGWGWVLTALVALFLAWMLYLGWPRLTGVERLMRVAVILLAAAIAVTQAVPRT, via the coding sequence GTGTCCTCGAGCTTCCGCACCTCCGTCGAGAAGGCCAGCCTCCCGCTGCTGACCCGCCTGAGCCGCCTCCCCCGGGCCGTGCCCTTCCTCGCCGTCCTGGCCCTGCTGGTGGGCGGCATCCTCATCCCGGGCTGGGGCTGGGTGCTCACCGCCCTGGTCGCCCTCTTCCTGGCGTGGATGCTCTACCTCGGCTGGCCGCGCCTCACCGGCGTCGAGCGGCTGATGCGCGTCGCGGTCATCCTCCTCGCGGCGGCGATCGCCGTCACCCAGGCGGTTCCCCGCACCTGA
- a CDS encoding metal ABC transporter substrate-binding protein: MKARLLPALLSAVTLAGVTACGSQAGAGTSGDGDLEVVAAFYPLQYAVEQVGGDRVSVTGLTKPGVEPHDLELTPKAVATVSGADSVVYLKGFQPAVDDAVADQAADKGFDVTPSARLDLAAQPHGHEGESEAEHDAHAEEEQAEGSADPHFWLDPQRYADVADAMAARLAELDPEHADEFRSRAADFTSRLTALDSEFKAGLKTCDSRDLVTSHAAFGYLAEAYDLHQQGISGLTPEAEPDPATLGRIASFVKEEAVTTVYAETLVSRAVAQTLARETGARLAVLDPIEGLTDQSAGKDYFEVMRSNLGALRAGQGCQ; encoded by the coding sequence ATGAAGGCCCGCCTGCTCCCCGCCCTCCTGTCCGCCGTCACCCTCGCCGGCGTGACCGCGTGCGGCAGCCAGGCAGGTGCCGGCACCTCGGGGGACGGCGACCTCGAGGTCGTCGCGGCCTTCTACCCCTTGCAGTACGCCGTCGAGCAGGTCGGCGGCGACCGCGTCAGCGTCACCGGCCTGACCAAGCCCGGCGTCGAGCCCCACGACCTCGAGCTGACCCCCAAGGCGGTCGCGACCGTCTCCGGCGCCGACTCCGTGGTCTACCTCAAGGGCTTCCAGCCCGCCGTCGACGACGCCGTTGCAGACCAGGCCGCGGACAAGGGCTTCGACGTCACGCCGTCGGCGCGACTCGACCTGGCCGCCCAGCCGCACGGCCACGAGGGCGAGAGCGAGGCCGAGCACGACGCGCACGCCGAGGAGGAGCAAGCCGAGGGCAGCGCCGACCCGCACTTCTGGCTCGACCCGCAGCGCTACGCCGATGTCGCCGACGCCATGGCCGCGAGGCTCGCCGAGCTCGACCCCGAGCACGCCGACGAGTTCCGTTCCCGCGCAGCGGACTTCACGTCGCGGCTGACCGCCCTCGACTCCGAGTTCAAGGCCGGGCTCAAGACCTGCGACAGCCGCGATCTCGTGACGAGCCACGCCGCGTTCGGCTACCTCGCCGAGGCGTACGACCTCCACCAGCAGGGAATCAGCGGCCTCACCCCCGAGGCCGAGCCCGACCCCGCCACCCTGGGCCGGATCGCCTCCTTCGTGAAGGAGGAGGCAGTCACGACCGTCTACGCCGAGACGCTGGTGAGCCGGGCCGTGGCTCAGACCCTCGCGCGCGAGACGGGTGCCCGGCTCGCGGTGCTCGACCCGATCGAAGGCCTCACGGACCAGTCGGCCGGCAAGGACTACTTTGAGGTCATGCGCAGCAACCTCGGGGCCCTCCGCGCCGGCCAGGGCTGTCAGTGA
- a CDS encoding metal ABC transporter ATP-binding protein produces the protein MSAEPSAAAPAAADTPVIALEHASFGYAEAPVVRDVTLTIAPGEVVALLGANGSGKSTLVKGLLGLNDLMGGRARLFGVPVEDFDEHPRLGYVPQRHTLSSSVRATVAEIVEVGRLPHRRWWQPRGGRGEGRFIDRCLDVVGLKDRSGADVTTLSGGQQRRVLIARALASHPDVLIMDEPTAGVDAANQEVLAGVLARLARGGTTMLIVTHELEALSDIVTRIVVMSGGRVSFDGTPAQFGRARNTLGAVGHDHHHPDEVAPASGLAGATPTGPLDPRSLTHD, from the coding sequence GTGAGCGCCGAGCCGTCAGCCGCGGCACCGGCCGCGGCCGACACACCGGTCATCGCCCTCGAGCACGCCTCCTTCGGCTATGCCGAGGCGCCGGTCGTGCGCGACGTGACGCTCACCATCGCACCGGGTGAGGTCGTGGCGCTGCTCGGCGCCAACGGGTCCGGGAAGTCCACGCTGGTGAAAGGGCTGCTGGGACTCAACGACCTCATGGGTGGCCGCGCCCGCCTGTTCGGCGTACCGGTCGAGGACTTCGACGAGCACCCCCGTCTCGGCTACGTGCCCCAGCGGCACACCCTGTCGTCCTCGGTGCGCGCCACGGTCGCCGAGATCGTCGAGGTGGGCCGTCTCCCCCACCGGCGCTGGTGGCAGCCCCGGGGAGGCCGGGGCGAGGGTCGCTTCATCGACCGCTGCCTCGACGTGGTGGGCCTGAAGGACCGCTCGGGGGCCGACGTCACCACCCTGTCCGGGGGCCAGCAGCGACGAGTGCTCATCGCCCGCGCGCTCGCCTCCCACCCGGACGTGCTGATCATGGACGAGCCCACCGCCGGCGTCGACGCCGCCAACCAGGAGGTGCTCGCCGGGGTGCTGGCCCGCCTGGCCCGCGGCGGCACCACCATGCTCATCGTGACCCACGAGCTGGAGGCGCTGTCCGACATCGTCACCCGCATCGTGGTGATGTCGGGCGGTCGGGTCTCCTTCGACGGCACGCCCGCGCAGTTCGGCCGGGCCCGCAACACCCTCGGCGCCGTCGGGCACGACCACCACCACCCCGACGAGGTTGCGCCCGCCTCCGGGCTGGCGGGCGCGACGCCCACCGGCCCCCTCGACCCGCGGAGCCTCACCCATGACTGA
- a CDS encoding metal ABC transporter permease, with protein MTELLSYDFMRQALVAALLVGLAAPLVGVFLLQRRLSLIGDGMGHVALAGVAVGVLTGTAPVLTALVAAVAAAVVIEVIRARGRTSGDVALAVMFYGGIAAGVVIIAKSPGGSPANLTAYLFGAITTANAADLWVFAGLAVVVVVGTTLLRPWLFAVANDEEYARAMGLPVTGLNVALAVLTAVTVVVSMRVVGLLLISALMIIPNATAQLLGGSFRASVRWAVLIGVLASVGGVVISFYAETPSGGTIVLLAIGAFVVVAASTAVAARLRSRQHRRADTHHQHEHGDECGHPAIVHGDHVDYLHDGHRHAAHEGHYDEHGAEPAGATAGHDREVGH; from the coding sequence ATGACTGAGCTGCTCTCCTACGACTTCATGCGCCAGGCGCTGGTCGCCGCCCTCCTGGTCGGGCTCGCCGCTCCCCTGGTGGGCGTCTTCCTGCTTCAGCGCCGCCTCTCGCTCATCGGTGACGGCATGGGGCACGTCGCCCTCGCCGGTGTCGCCGTCGGCGTCCTCACCGGCACCGCGCCGGTGCTGACCGCCCTCGTGGCAGCCGTGGCCGCGGCCGTGGTGATCGAGGTCATCCGGGCCCGGGGCCGCACCAGCGGCGACGTCGCCCTCGCGGTGATGTTCTACGGCGGCATCGCCGCCGGCGTGGTCATCATCGCCAAGTCGCCCGGCGGCAGCCCGGCCAACCTCACGGCATACCTCTTCGGTGCCATCACCACCGCGAACGCCGCCGACCTGTGGGTGTTCGCCGGCCTGGCCGTCGTCGTCGTGGTGGGCACCACCCTTCTGCGGCCGTGGCTGTTCGCCGTGGCCAACGACGAGGAGTACGCCCGCGCCATGGGCCTGCCCGTCACCGGGCTCAACGTCGCGCTGGCCGTGCTGACCGCTGTGACCGTGGTGGTCTCCATGCGTGTCGTCGGCCTGCTGCTGATCAGCGCCCTGATGATCATCCCCAACGCCACCGCCCAGCTCCTCGGGGGCAGCTTCCGGGCCTCGGTGCGGTGGGCCGTGCTCATCGGGGTGCTTGCCAGCGTCGGTGGCGTCGTCATCTCCTTCTACGCCGAGACGCCCTCGGGCGGCACCATCGTGCTGCTCGCCATCGGCGCCTTCGTCGTCGTCGCGGCCAGCACCGCGGTCGCCGCTCGCCTGAGGTCGCGCCAGCACCGCCGCGCCGACACGCACCACCAGCACGAGCACGGTGACGAGTGCGGGCACCCGGCCATCGTCCACGGCGACCACGTCGACTACCTGCACGACGGGCACCGGCACGCCGCCCATGAGGGCCACTACGACGAGCACGGCGCCGAGCCCGCAGGCGCGACAGCAGGACACGACCGGGAGGTGGGCCACTGA
- a CDS encoding Fur family transcriptional regulator, producing MAATTKAASESGRRPTKQRAAVAAVLADVDEFRSAQELHALLREAGEKVGLATVYRTLQSMAADGSIDMLRTAEGEAVYRACSTGHHHHLVCRGCGRTVEVEGPAVERWADKISEEHGFSDVQHTLEIFGTCADCQR from the coding sequence ATGGCCGCGACGACGAAGGCGGCGTCCGAGTCGGGTCGCCGCCCCACCAAGCAGCGCGCGGCCGTCGCAGCCGTCCTGGCCGACGTCGACGAGTTCCGCTCTGCCCAGGAGCTGCACGCCCTGCTGCGTGAGGCAGGCGAGAAGGTCGGCCTGGCCACGGTCTACCGGACCCTGCAGTCGATGGCCGCGGACGGCTCGATCGACATGCTGCGCACCGCCGAGGGTGAGGCCGTCTACCGGGCGTGCAGCACCGGGCACCACCACCACCTCGTCTGCCGCGGGTGCGGCAGGACGGTCGAGGTGGAGGGACCCGCGGTCGAGCGCTGGGCCGACAAGATCAGCGAGGAGCACGGCTTCTCCGACGTGCAGCACACGCTGGAGATCTTCGGCACCTGCGCCGACTGCCAGCGCTAG
- a CDS encoding isoprenyl transferase, with protein sequence MSGPYARPFAHPSGATPPRLPAELVPHHVAIVMDGNGRWANQRGLPRTKGHEAGEAALLDVVAGAIEAGVGHLSAYAFSTENWKRSPEEVRFLMGFNRDVIRRRRDQLHEWGVRMRWVGRRPRLWGSVIKELEVAQELTRHNTGLTLYFCVNYGGRAEIADAVQRIGEQVKAGNLKPGSIDERTIARFLDEPDMPDVDLFVRSSGEQRTSNFLLWQSAYAEMVFQDTLWPDYDRRHLWEAIQTYAERDRRYGGAVDQPTA encoded by the coding sequence ATGAGCGGTCCCTACGCGCGGCCGTTCGCGCATCCCAGCGGCGCCACGCCCCCGCGGCTGCCCGCCGAGCTGGTGCCCCATCACGTCGCGATCGTCATGGACGGCAACGGCCGTTGGGCAAACCAGCGCGGGCTGCCGCGCACCAAGGGCCACGAGGCGGGCGAGGCGGCCCTGCTCGACGTCGTCGCCGGGGCCATCGAGGCGGGCGTCGGTCACCTGTCGGCCTACGCCTTCTCCACCGAGAACTGGAAGCGCTCGCCCGAGGAGGTGCGCTTCCTCATGGGGTTCAACCGCGACGTCATCCGACGTCGGCGGGACCAGCTGCACGAGTGGGGCGTGCGGATGCGCTGGGTCGGCCGGCGCCCACGGCTGTGGGGCTCGGTCATCAAGGAGCTCGAGGTCGCCCAGGAGCTGACGAGGCACAACACGGGCCTCACGCTCTACTTCTGCGTCAACTACGGCGGCCGGGCCGAGATCGCCGACGCCGTGCAGCGCATCGGCGAGCAGGTGAAGGCGGGCAACCTCAAGCCGGGCTCCATCGACGAGCGCACCATCGCCCGCTTCCTCGACGAGCCGGACATGCCCGACGTCGACCTGTTCGTGCGCAGCTCGGGGGAGCAGCGCACGTCGAACTTCCTGCTGTGGCAGAGCGCCTACGCCGAGATGGTCTTCCAGGACACGCTCTGGCCCGACTACGACCGGCGCCACCTGTGGGAGGCGATCCAGACCTACGCCGAGCGCGACCGCCGCTACGGCGGGGCGGTCGACCAGCCCACCGCCTAG
- the recO gene encoding DNA repair protein RecO → MPLYRDEAIVLRTQKLGEADRIVTLLTRAQGKVRVVGKGVRRTKSRFGARLEPAMMVDLQCYEGRSLDTVTQAETLASWGDVLARDYTTYTAATAMLETADRLTEEREPSLQQYLLLAGALRSMAEGAHDPGLVLDAYLLRALAIAGWAPSFHDCARCGAEGPHRAFNLAAGGTVCPVCRPPGSAAPAPETLELLAALLAGDWVVADASEVRHRREGTGLATAFLQWHLERGVRSLRLVERRDPSPRPDAPPAQVTPLRVEAKA, encoded by the coding sequence ATGCCGCTCTACCGCGACGAGGCCATCGTGCTGCGCACCCAGAAGCTGGGCGAGGCCGACCGCATCGTCACGCTGCTCACGCGCGCCCAGGGCAAGGTGCGCGTGGTGGGCAAGGGCGTGCGCCGCACCAAGTCGCGGTTCGGCGCGCGCCTCGAGCCGGCGATGATGGTCGACCTGCAGTGCTACGAGGGCCGCAGCCTCGACACGGTGACACAGGCCGAGACGCTCGCCAGCTGGGGAGACGTGCTGGCGCGTGACTACACGACCTACACCGCCGCCACCGCGATGCTCGAGACCGCCGACCGGCTCACCGAGGAGCGTGAGCCGTCGCTGCAGCAGTACCTCCTGCTCGCCGGCGCCCTGCGCTCGATGGCAGAAGGCGCGCACGACCCCGGCCTCGTCCTCGATGCCTACCTGCTGCGCGCCCTCGCGATCGCGGGCTGGGCGCCGAGCTTCCACGACTGCGCCCGGTGCGGTGCCGAGGGCCCGCACCGCGCGTTCAACCTCGCCGCCGGCGGCACGGTGTGCCCGGTATGCCGTCCGCCCGGCTCCGCGGCGCCGGCGCCGGAGACGCTCGAGCTGCTGGCCGCGCTGCTCGCCGGCGACTGGGTGGTCGCCGACGCCTCCGAGGTGCGGCACCGCCGCGAGGGCACCGGCCTGGCGACGGCCTTCCTGCAGTGGCACCTCGAGCGCGGGGTGCGCTCTCTGCGGCTGGTCGAGCGCCGCGATCCCAGCCCGCGGCCGGATGCGCCGCCCGCGCAGGTGACCCCGCTGCGCGTCGAGGCCAAGGCATGA